CCGGAGAACTTCGCATCGGGATCCATACCGCAGACGTTCTCGCCTATGGTTATCGTTATGCCGCAGAGCGCTGCGCCCACCGCCAAGCCGCTCCAATAAACCCTAGCGACCTCCGTAGATCCATACGCGCCTATCAGGATCGGGAGCTTAAGCGGGGTTTCCCCAACCTTAGTCCCGATGTCGACGTTCGGGAATATCGCCACATCGGGATCGGGCTCTATGCCCTCCGCGCCGTTCAGCTTGGCCTGTATGTTGAAGTGGGACCAATCGATCCAATAGTCCTTGAGGGAGCCTTGGGTGCTTTTGCCAAATTGATGGGGCTCCGGATAAAGGACTTCCCTGCCCCTTAGAGCGGAGAGGCCCACTTCGCACAGGAATGGGCAATCCCTTATGCAGATCGGGCAAAGGCCGCTGGAGGGACTTACGTCCCTAACCCGGGTTTGCGTACCAGTGGTGGATTTGGAGTTGAGGTACGCCGAGTTCTTATCAACCCTTTCTGGCATTAATTCCACCTCCGAGCCATTAAGGCCGCGCTTACTGTAATTCCTGACATATAAGCATTACTTTTTTGTAAATTATATGCACTTTACAGTCATGGCAGTGTAAATTAAAATTATTTTTGCCCAGATAAATGAGAAAATATGGCATAATGTCCATTATTGTTGACGATTTTGAAGAATTTGTCTAGTAAATATTTTTAACATAAACCTCAGCATGTGGCAAGTTTTTAGGAAAATTCAATCATATTTTGTCAAAAGTTTCAATAGGGGGCCTAGGCAGTCTCAAAATAGCCAAATAGTGAGGGGTTGGGAAATTATAGCGCGATGTCCAGCGCTTTAGAAAGGGACTGAGGCCATTGGAATGCATCGATCGTTAGGATTCGTTCCGCAGCTGTGGCTTGAGGCCCCGGCGAATATCTACAATTCCGATACTCATTCTCATTTCATCTCTCAACGTACGCTGAGTCCCCAAGCAATGAGTTTCCGGACGATATAGCAAGGGTTAATAGCATCGCTCTTGGAGCTTAGTTTGGTGCTGTGATATGAAAAACGACTCATTGGAGTTCCTGAGGAAGTTCACGGAGGCCTTCGGGCCCGCCGGTTTCGAAAGGGAGGTGGTTGGGATGGCGAGGGATTACGCCGGCCCCTATTCGGATCAAATCCTATACGATAAGTTGGGATCCATAATATTCAGGAGGGGTGGCAAGGCCCCCAGACCTCGCCTCCTCTTGACGGGCCATGTGGACGAGATAGGCTTCGTGATCTCGGGAATAGACAAGGAAACGGGCTTCTTGTCGTTCAACCCGCTCGGCGGATGGTTCGACCAAGTCCTCCTCTCCAGCAGGGTAATCGTGAGGACCAAGAAGGGCGACCTCCTCGGGGTCATAGCCGCCAAACCGCCCCACCTCTTGCCAAAGGAGGAGGCTGAGAAGGTAGTGAAGATCGATAAGATGTTCATAGACATAGGCGCCAGCAGCGGAGATGAAGCGAAGGAGATGGGCGTCAGGATAGGGGACCCGGCCGTTCCTTGGTCTCCCTTTCAAACGATCAAGGGAGGGAGGCTCGCCATCGGTAAGGCCTTCGATGATAGGGTTGGGGCCTTCGCAATCCTAGAAGCCCTCAGGGAGGTCAAGGAGCGGAGCATCGATCATCCGAACGATCTATTCTGCGCTGCAACCGTCCAAGAGGAGGTAGGGCTCAGAGGGGCGAGTACTGTTCCCCACCTCGTTGACCCAGATGCAGCCATAGTGGTCGATGTGGACATATCGGGCGATGTGCCCGGGATAAGGGCGGAGGAGGCCCCGGCGAGGATG
This region of Candidatus Bathyarchaeia archaeon genomic DNA includes:
- a CDS encoding M42 family metallopeptidase, which encodes MKNDSLEFLRKFTEAFGPAGFEREVVGMARDYAGPYSDQILYDKLGSIIFRRGGKAPRPRLLLTGHVDEIGFVISGIDKETGFLSFNPLGGWFDQVLLSSRVIVRTKKGDLLGVIAAKPPHLLPKEEAEKVVKIDKMFIDIGASSGDEAKEMGVRIGDPAVPWSPFQTIKGGRLAIGKAFDDRVGAFAILEALREVKERSIDHPNDLFCAATVQEEVGLRGASTVPHLVDPDAAIVVDVDISGDVPGIRAEEAPARMGKGPSILAYDPSMIPNQPFKEFAISVAEECGIPYQISQSPRGGTDAGRIHIYKTGCPSLVIGIPTRHIHSRASIMSLDDLENAIRFLIELIKRLDEPTVRSFTAL